The following are encoded together in the Serratia sp. UGAL515B_01 genome:
- the fabB gene encoding beta-ketoacyl-ACP synthase I: MKRAVITGLGIVSSIGNNQQEVLASLQEGRSGITFSQELKDSGMRSHVWGDVKLDTTGLIDRKVMRFMSDASVYAYLSMEQAIQDSGLKPDQVSNDRTGLVVGSGGGSPRNQVAGSDGMRAKGLRGVGPYMVTKAMASGVSACLATPFKIRGVNYSISSACATSAHCIGHAMELIQLGKQDVVFAGGGEELCWEMACEFDAMGALSTSYNDTPEKASRTYDAARDGFVIAGGGGMVVVEELEHALARGAHIYAEIIGYGATSDGADMVAPSGEGAVRCMRMALQGVDTPIDYMNVHGTSTPVGDVKELGAIREVFGDNTPAISSTKAMTGHSLGAAGVQEAIYSLLMAEHGFIAPSINIENLDEKAAGMNIITEPTQRELTTVMSNSFGFGGTNATLVMRKLQK, encoded by the coding sequence ATGAAACGTGCAGTGATTACTGGCTTAGGAATCGTCTCCAGTATTGGTAACAACCAGCAGGAGGTTCTGGCAAGTCTGCAGGAAGGCCGCTCTGGGATCACCTTCTCTCAGGAGCTAAAAGATTCCGGTATGCGTAGTCACGTGTGGGGAGACGTTAAACTGGACACTACCGGTCTGATAGACCGTAAAGTGATGCGCTTTATGAGCGATGCGTCAGTTTATGCTTATCTTTCCATGGAACAGGCAATTCAAGATTCCGGTCTGAAACCCGATCAGGTTTCCAACGATCGTACAGGGCTGGTAGTCGGCTCTGGTGGTGGTTCTCCGCGTAACCAGGTTGCTGGTTCTGATGGCATGCGTGCCAAGGGCCTACGCGGGGTTGGTCCATACATGGTTACCAAAGCGATGGCTTCTGGTGTTTCTGCCTGTTTGGCAACCCCATTCAAAATTCGTGGTGTGAACTATTCCATCAGCTCCGCCTGCGCAACGTCCGCGCACTGTATCGGCCACGCTATGGAACTGATCCAACTGGGCAAACAGGATGTGGTTTTTGCCGGTGGTGGTGAAGAACTGTGTTGGGAAATGGCCTGTGAATTTGATGCCATGGGTGCACTGTCTACCAGTTACAATGACACACCAGAAAAAGCATCACGTACCTATGACGCTGCGCGTGACGGTTTCGTTATCGCAGGTGGCGGCGGCATGGTTGTTGTTGAAGAATTGGAACACGCTCTGGCGCGTGGTGCACACATTTATGCGGAGATCATCGGCTACGGTGCAACTTCTGATGGTGCCGATATGGTTGCTCCTTCTGGTGAAGGTGCAGTGCGCTGCATGAGGATGGCATTGCAAGGTGTTGATACGCCGATTGACTACATGAACGTACACGGAACTTCTACGCCAGTCGGCGACGTGAAAGAACTGGGTGCCATCCGCGAAGTCTTTGGCGATAACACGCCAGCAATTTCCTCTACCAAGGCTATGACTGGGCACTCTTTGGGTGCTGCAGGGGTGCAGGAAGCGATCTACAGCCTGTTGATGGCAGAGCACGGTTTTATCGCCCCAAGCATCAACATCGAAAATCTCGATGAAAAAGCGGCGGGTATGAATATCATTACCGAGCCAACCCAGCGCGAATTGACCACCGTCATGTCTAACAGCTTCGGTTTTGGTGGCACGAACGCCACGCTGGTAATGCGTAAACTGCAAAAATAA
- a CDS encoding SLC13 family permease — MSSNAVIGLLRPFMRDRFLHMLVLAGILLFAIAPQPLVVVSNLIDWRTIVTLLGLMLLTKGVEISGYFDFIGRRIINTLRSERGLAMFLVFSSAFLSSFLTNDVALFIVIPLTLTLKKLSSLPVGRLIIFQALAVNAGSLLTPIGNPQNILLWSKSSLTFMGFVAQMAPLCLVMMLSLLALTWLSFPARNISKVPNTPAYPYQTRLLLSCVALYVVFLLCLHFNAPLYGVLVVLICFLIMARKVLLQIDWSLILVFIAMFIDIGLLTQLPAVQPLLTRIAALPDSSVYVLGVAVSQVISNVPATILLLNYVPSSTLVAYAVNVGGFGLAVGSLANLIALRMAGERMIWLRFHYYSLPFLVWAALVGWGMLR; from the coding sequence ATGAGTTCAAATGCTGTTATTGGTCTGTTGAGGCCATTTATGCGTGATCGTTTTCTACACATGCTGGTGTTAGCGGGCATACTACTGTTTGCGATTGCGCCACAGCCGCTGGTGGTCGTATCTAATTTAATTGATTGGCGTACCATAGTGACACTGCTGGGGCTAATGCTATTGACCAAAGGTGTTGAAATCAGCGGTTATTTTGACTTTATTGGTCGCCGGATCATCAACACCTTACGCAGTGAACGCGGGTTGGCAATGTTTCTGGTGTTCTCTTCCGCATTTTTGTCTTCTTTTCTCACCAACGATGTGGCACTTTTTATTGTTATTCCTCTTACACTCACGCTGAAAAAACTCTCCTCTCTGCCTGTGGGCCGGTTGATTATTTTTCAGGCTTTGGCGGTGAACGCCGGATCGTTGCTGACACCGATAGGAAATCCACAAAATATATTGTTGTGGAGCAAGTCATCACTGACATTTATGGGGTTTGTGGCGCAGATGGCTCCTTTATGCCTAGTGATGATGCTGAGTCTGTTGGCTTTAACCTGGTTGAGCTTCCCGGCACGGAATATCAGTAAAGTGCCTAATACTCCGGCTTATCCCTACCAGACACGCCTGTTGCTGAGCTGTGTGGCATTGTATGTGGTCTTTCTGCTCTGCCTGCACTTTAACGCACCGCTGTACGGTGTGCTGGTGGTATTGATCTGTTTTCTGATTATGGCTCGCAAGGTGTTGTTACAGATAGACTGGAGCCTGATCTTGGTATTTATCGCCATGTTTATCGATATTGGGCTGCTGACACAATTACCCGCTGTGCAGCCATTACTGACGAGAATTGCCGCTTTGCCTGATAGCAGTGTCTACGTATTGGGGGTCGCTGTGTCTCAGGTGATCAGTAATGTTCCCGCTACTATATTGTTACTGAACTATGTGCCCTCCAGTACGCTGGTGGCTTATGCCGTCAATGTCGGAGGATTTGGCTTGGCAGTGGGTTCATTGGCCAACCTTATTGCTTTACGCATGGCTGGAGAACGTATGATCTGGCTGCGGTTCCATTACTATTCGTTGCCGTTTCTTGTTTGGGCTGCGTTGGTAGGTTGGGGCATGCTGCGGTAA
- the apbE gene encoding FAD:protein FMN transferase ApbE, translating to MTHPVAKRLLLMTAFFLLTACNEPETRPQLDIEGKTMGTFYSVKVSGVISQNKQQLQQEIDALLEQANDDISTYRPNSVLSRFNQNASKDPQPIPRGMADIVLTAQRIGRDTGGAMDITVGPLVNLWGFGPDKHVAKIPSQQQIDDARSYTGLQHLKLLSDHQGEWLQKDLPGMYVDLSTLGEGYGVDQLVKLMARKGITNYLVSVGGAVSSRGVNGQNKPWRVAIQKPTDRENAVQALVDLQGYGISTAGSYRNYFEKDGQRYSHVIDPLTGRPITHKLVSATVIAPTALEADGWDTGLMVLGTEKALKLAEEKGLAVYLITKTEDGFSAVMTPQFKAFLVQ from the coding sequence ATGACTCACCCTGTTGCCAAACGTCTGCTATTGATGACAGCATTCTTCCTGCTGACTGCTTGCAACGAGCCTGAAACACGCCCACAACTCGATATTGAGGGCAAAACTATGGGTACTTTCTACAGTGTGAAGGTCAGTGGTGTTATCTCACAAAATAAACAGCAATTGCAGCAGGAGATCGACGCGTTGCTGGAACAGGCCAATGATGACATCTCGACTTATCGTCCCAATTCAGTGCTTTCCCGCTTCAACCAGAATGCCAGTAAAGATCCTCAACCTATTCCGCGCGGTATGGCAGATATCGTCCTGACTGCCCAACGGATCGGTCGTGATACTGGCGGAGCAATGGATATTACCGTCGGCCCACTGGTTAATCTATGGGGATTCGGGCCGGATAAACATGTGGCTAAAATACCAAGTCAGCAGCAGATCGACGACGCCCGCAGTTATACCGGCCTGCAACATCTAAAGTTGCTTAGCGACCACCAAGGCGAATGGTTACAAAAAGATCTGCCTGGGATGTATGTCGACCTCTCTACGCTTGGTGAAGGCTACGGCGTGGATCAGCTCGTCAAACTGATGGCGCGTAAGGGAATTACCAACTATCTGGTTTCAGTGGGGGGAGCCGTTTCTTCACGTGGCGTGAATGGACAGAACAAACCTTGGCGAGTCGCCATCCAAAAACCCACAGACAGAGAAAATGCCGTGCAGGCGCTGGTTGATTTACAAGGCTATGGCATCAGCACCGCCGGAAGTTACCGTAACTATTTCGAGAAGGACGGGCAGCGTTATTCCCATGTGATCGATCCTCTTACAGGACGGCCAATCACCCATAAACTGGTTTCAGCCACCGTTATTGCACCGACCGCGCTAGAAGCCGATGGCTGGGACACTGGCCTGATGGTATTGGGCACAGAAAAAGCCTTGAAACTGGCGGAAGAGAAAGGATTGGCTGTCTATTTGATTACCAAAACCGAAGATGGATTTAGTGCGGTGATGACACCACAGTTCAAAGCGTTTTTGGTGCAGTAA